The Priestia megaterium NBRC 15308 = ATCC 14581 region GATGTTGATTTGTTGCCGAAATGATTCGTATATCGATACTTTTTGTTTTAGTTCCTCCAATTTTCTGTACCTGCTTTTCCTGTAACACTCGAAGCAGTTTTACTTGCAAAGAAATTGGCATTTCACCAATTTCATCAAGCATCAAGGTTCCGCCATCAGCGAGTTCTAACAGTCCTATTTTCCCTTCTGTTCTAGCGCCAGTAAAAGCTCCCTTTTCATAGCCGAATAACTCTGATTCTAGCAACGGTTCAGGAATGGCTCCGCAGTTCACTTTAATGAAGGGCTGATTGTTTCTATCGCTTGAATCATGAATAAGATTAGCGACTACTTCTTTTCCCGATCCTGAGGGACCTGATAGAAGAATACTTGTAGGAAACGGAGCTACTCGTTTGGCTTGCTGATAAACCAAGTTCATCCTATTGCTTTGAAACACTAGGGGCTGTTCCGACCCATTCACTTTTACAGCGTATTTATTTGCATTCATATGTGAAAACTCTTTTACCTTTAACAGCTCTTTTTTAACTGCGTTTAACTGTGTAATATCCTGTACAGTGGTAACAACGAGCTCTATTTCACCTGGTTTGTTAAACACTGGATTTCCTGTTACCATAACGTCTCTTCCGCTTGAAATCGTTTGCATAATAGAGCGCCGTTTTTTTCTTCTAACACAAGTAGGGAAACAGATTGATCAATATATCCTTCATCTATAACGGTTTGCATATGCTTTCCTAATACGTTTTGTTTATTGGTTCCTGTGATTTTTTCATAACCTTCATTTACATATATCGTTATTCCCTTTTTATTTACTACATATATTCCGTCCGTAGAGAATTCAATAATGGCCTGTAACGTTTCGTTCGTCAAATCTTTTTTTTCTTTAAAAGAAGTCATTATTTCATATTCCTTTCTTATGGTGAATTTCCGCCAATATACGGTGAAACTTTTCACCACTATCCATTCAATGTACAATAGGATTTTTCCTTCTAAAAGCGGTGAATACTTTCAGCACATGGTTATAAAACTCCAAGGAAAACTGGCGTAATATTTACTTTCTGAATAATGGCATAGAAATTGCAGTTTAGTATGTTGAAAGAACAGGAGAGAGTCTCTCCCCCTTCTAAAAAGGATTATTCTCTCCAGAATATAGGGTAAATGCAGTACAGAGTCATTTTAAAAGTACAAATAAAAATCCCGCTACATTTAGGAGGCTATTGTATGTGTAATATTATTAAACCTAACTCAAAGCTTTATGTAATGGATAACGGCTCGATGCAAATGGATAAAAACTGGATGCTTGCAATGCATAACCCAGCAACTGTTAAGAACCCTCATACACCTACGGAATTTGTAGAGTTTCCAATTTATACTGTATTAATCGATCATCCGGAAGGGAAAATTCTGTTTGATACAGCCTGCAATCCTGAATCAATGGGACCACAAGGGCGCTGGACTGAAGCAACTCAACAAATGTTTCCTTACTCAGCTACAGAAGAATGTTATTTACCGAATCGATTAGAACAATTAGGGGTGGATCCTAAAGAAATTAAATTTGTTGTTGCTTCCCACCTTCATCTTGATCATGCTGGCTGCTTAGAATTGTTCACTAACGCTACTGTTATTGTTCATGAAGATGAGTTAAACGGCACCCTTCAGTCTTATGCACGCAATCAAAAAGAAGGTGCTTATATTTGGGCTGACATTGACGCGTGGATAAAAAATGACCTTCATTGGAAAACGATTAAACGAAACGAAGATACCATTAAACTGGCAGAAGGAATTAATGTCTTGAACTTTGGAAGCGGACATGCTTGGGGTATGCTTGGCCTTCATGTTCATTTGCCTGAAACAGGTGGCATTATCTTAGCATCTGATGCAATCTATACAGCTGAGAGCTATGGTCCTCCTGTGAAACCACCCGGTATTATCTACGACTCTCTCGGGTATGCAAACACGGTTGAACGTATACGCCGTCTAGCCTACGAAACTAATTCGCAAGTTTGGTTTGGTCACGATGCAAATCAATTTCAGCAGTTCCGCAAATCTACTGAAGGTTATTACGAGTGAAATCAAGCAACTGCTTAAGATAAAAAATTTTTCTATAAATTGGAGGGCAAACAAATGACCATCTCAAAACTAGTTTTCACCCCTCTCAGCTATACAGGATGGGGATCGCTTCAACAACTGCTTCCGGAAGTGAAAAAATATCATCCTGCTCATATTTTAATCGTCACAGATCCCGTGTTAAAAGACATTGGACTTGTAGATAAAGTGAGTGCTCCTCTTATCCAAAATGGGTATGAAGTAGATGTATACGCAGATACGGCACCAGAGCCGCCTTTAGCGCTTGGTGAAAAACTCGTATCTTACGCAAAAAGCCAAAAATTTGATTTAGTCATTGGAGTTGGTGGGGGCAGCGCATTAGATTTAGCAAAACTTACGGCCGTTTTAGCCGCTCACGACGGCGCTGTAGAAGAATACTTGAACTTAACTGGTACAAAACAAATTTCAAAAAAAGGTCTTCCTAAAATTTTAATTCCTACAACTTCCGGCACGGGTTCAGAAGTAACGAATATTTCTGTATTATCTCTTGAAAGCACAAAAGACGTTGTGACCCACGACTATTTGCTTGCAGACGCTGCCATTGTAGATCCTGAGCTTACGCTAAGCGTGCCTTCTAAAGTAACGGCGGCTACAGGGGTTGATGCATTAACTCATGCCGTTGAAGCTTATGTATCAGTAAATGCAAATCCAGCAACCGATGCCTTAGCACTAAAGGCTATACGCATGATTAGCTCTTCTTTAAGAACAGCTGTAGAAAACGGCAAAGATAAAGAAGCGCGAACTCAGATGAGCTACGGAAGCTATTTAGCGGGACTTGCTTTTTTTAACGCAGGCGTAGCCGGTGTTCATGCACTTGCCTATCCGTTAGGTGGACAGTTTCATATTTCACACGGTGAATCAAACGCCGTATTGCTTCCATATGTGATGGGTTACATACGCAGCAGCTGCGTGGAAAAGATGCGGGATATTTTTGAAGCACTAGGCGGAAACGCTACCTCTTTATCAGAAGAAGAAGCTTCTTATCAGTGTGTGAAACAGCTGCAGTCACTTGTCAAAGACGTGGGCATTCCTCAAACTCTTCGCGGATTTGATATTCCAGAAAGTGCCCTTCAAAAGCTGACAGGAGATGGCGTCCAGCAAAAACGAATTCTCGCTCGCAGTCCTTTGCCTCTTCATGAGAAAGACATACGAGCTATTTACCAATCGGCTTATGATGGCGCTATAGTAGAACCTCTACACTAAAGAACTCCCCCTTACCTAAGGGGGAGTTCTATTTATGCTGCTTTAGCCGTTGTACCAAAACGATTCTCTTTAGGGTCACTAGGCTGACAGAATAAGACAATTAGCCAAATACCGCCAATAAGCGGAACTAATGTAATGAGCTGCCACCATCCGCTTTTTCCCGTATCATGGAGCCTTCTTGCTCCTACCGCTAACGAAGGGACTGCAATCAATAGCGAGTAGATTACCGGCAGAAAAAGAGGCTTATCAATAACGAACTGAATGAAAGAAAGAATAAATGAAATAACAAAGTTGACCAATACAAACATCCAGTATTCAGTTCGGCTTGCTCTGCCAGAAAACGTCCCGTAATTTTTCAACACTTTTATGTACCACTTCATATGCAACACCCTCCTTTTTTAGTATAAAATTGTAAATTTATAGTTTATATATCCTTTTTATTCAAAAAACAAACCGTTAAACGAACAAATAACGACATTTTTTATACAAAAGAAAAAACTTCTTTCAAAAAAAGAAGTTTTCGTAATGTATTATGCTTTTCTATTTAATCAAATCATTTCGGTCTTCCATACTTGGCGGTTCCTCAAGCCACCCGTTTTTGGCCATGATTTTTCCCCCGTCTTGCCCGTATGTTAAAATGTCTTTGGCCGTACTGACAAGAGTAAGAGGAAGATCTCCACGTAAACTAAATGCAGTGCCTAGAGCGTTGCTTCCCAGCCCAAAACTGCAGAACAAACTCACGCAGTACATCATTAGTTTATCTGAAAAAGGTGCTACTTTTGACTCGGTCGCTTTCGCTCCCCACGTTGCAGGCGTCTGAATATCGCTCTCTAAAAGAATTTTGCTATAATCACTTACAATTTTCTTAGCCAGCTCTTTTCCTTTTACAAAATACTTCTTTACTTCAGGCTCACTTGCTACTTGAGCAAACCCTGTGATCATTTGCATGCCAAGAATGTTGCTTTCAATAGCATAATAAATATGCGCTACCTCTACAGTATTTAATGCACGTTTACTGGAAAATAAATGGAGGCCATTCATATAATCTGTACCTTCAGCAAACTTCACTGTTTTAGGTACTGAAACAGCTGGAGGCCTTGGAAGCACGTTTTTTCCCTGAAGATAATCTACACATTTGTCATAGCCACTTTGCGTGAAAGCGGTAAGCTCTTTATATAGAGAGATCATGTCTTTTCTGTAGGACATGGTTAAATGAAGCGTATGTAGCCCCATGCTAATTTCTTTTAAAAGGCGAAGAAACATAATATCAAACACTTTATCATAAAGCTTAGGAACACCGACATTTACGTCTTTTTCTGTGTATCCTACCGGTATGGCTGCCCCTTCATTTTTTAGAATCGTTTTGATATCTTCAATATAGTTCACAACTTGCATATGCGTATCTTGCATAATTTCTTTTGCCCCGTCATCTTCTGCGTGCGCAATAAAATATTCTAAAATTCTTTGGGTCATTGTCTTTTGCTGATAGGTCATCCAAAGAGTAGCAATTTCACTTGAACTTAACGGTATTTCTTGACTCATGCACTCAACCTCCTGCTAGGGATACATACGTAAATCTTCATTTATTCAAGAGTGGGTATCTGTAATGAAGACTTTATTCTAGACCTTAACATTCGTCCCCGCAGTCAGATACACAACTCTGTCTCTTCCTCAATTAATTCTGCTTCATTTACTATGCACAAATTGGAAGAATTCTATGTATTTACCCTCGCTTTTAAATGGAGGAAACAAAAAAAAGCTCCCTCTCATTAAAGGCGCTTTTTCAAAGAAAACGTTTTTATTCCATCGTATCAGAAATTCTTTTGTAGCTTCCGCATTTTTTTAGATATTGAATAATATCTTGATCTTTTACACGTTGAATAGCTGATCCGAACAGTTCTGCTGCTACCTGCATACGTTCATGTTTATGTTCAATGGTCATAATATATCGAAGCGCATCCACAACCGGTGCATTGTGACGTGTACGACGAGTTATGTACTCGTGAATGGCTTCATTTAACCCTTCCGATTCCGCTTGTTGAAACTCAGGTTTTCTTACTGCTTGACTATATACCACTTTTTTCCACTCCTTCTCCTCATTTTTAATCATTTTTATCTTTCTTTTATTTCCATTTCCCTAACAAAAGGGAAACAAAACATGCAATGTTAACTTTTTTAGAGTTTTCTAGCAAATGCATGACGCATTTAAAAGAACATAGGTTTGACCCTTTATAAGGAAACTATGATATATTTTTTGTCTACACAGACTATACACAGTAAGGAGTGAGGTATTTAGATATGAATAAAGCTGAATTTATTGATGCTGTTGCTTCAAAATCAGAATTAACAAAACAAGACGCAAAAAAAGCGATTAAGCTTATAGCTTCAATAAAATCATAGTTTTTTTAAAATACGTTGATTAAAAAAACACCCTGAGAGGATGTTTAATAGTTAGCTTGTAAAGCTTCACTCTTTTTCTTTAGTTTTTGACTTTCTTCTTCTAACTCAATAATTTTATTTTGGAGCTCTGTATTATCAAAGTCTTGCTCTAACTCTTCAGATAACTTTATTCGCTGTTTATGAATTTCAATTCGTTGTTTAGCAATCGCTTCTACTTCTTTGTTTAATTGTAATTGTTCATATGGATTCATATAAATTCCTCCCTTACTTTCACTTTCAACACAAGAAGACAGATTCCTTTAAAATAAAGTC contains the following coding sequences:
- a CDS encoding sigma-54 interaction domain-containing protein; translated protein: MQTISSGRDVMVTGNPVFNKPGEIELVVTTVQDITQLNAVKKELLKVKEFSHMNANKYAVKVNGSEQPLVFQSNRMNLVYQQAKRVAPFPTSILLSGPSGSGKEVVANLIHDSSDRNNQPFIKVNCGAIPEPLLESELFGYEKGAFTGARTEGKIGLLELADGGTLMLDEIGEMPISLQVKLLRVLQEKQVQKIGGTKTKSIDIRIISATNQHLGELIKKGRFREDLYYRLKVVEITLPHLSQRKEDISLLVDHYVSYFCSLYYVQKRISNKAKQMLEAYQWPGNVRELRNMVENMIVSIPGEIIEAHHLPFHTYNEDEKCDYLPLKKKVEQFEQRLVKETIQHCSSLRQAAKELGIDHSTLIKKLKRWECKEREEQA
- a CDS encoding PAS domain S-box protein, yielding MTSFKEKKDLTNETLQAIIEFSTDGIYVVNKKGITIYVNEGYEKITGTNKQNVLGKHMQTVIDEGYIDQSVSLLVLEEKNGALLCKRFQAEETLW
- the ahlS gene encoding AhlS family quorum-quenching N-acyl homoserine lactonase, whose protein sequence is MCNIIKPNSKLYVMDNGSMQMDKNWMLAMHNPATVKNPHTPTEFVEFPIYTVLIDHPEGKILFDTACNPESMGPQGRWTEATQQMFPYSATEECYLPNRLEQLGVDPKEIKFVVASHLHLDHAGCLELFTNATVIVHEDELNGTLQSYARNQKEGAYIWADIDAWIKNDLHWKTIKRNEDTIKLAEGINVLNFGSGHAWGMLGLHVHLPETGGIILASDAIYTAESYGPPVKPPGIIYDSLGYANTVERIRRLAYETNSQVWFGHDANQFQQFRKSTEGYYE
- a CDS encoding iron-containing alcohol dehydrogenase, giving the protein MTISKLVFTPLSYTGWGSLQQLLPEVKKYHPAHILIVTDPVLKDIGLVDKVSAPLIQNGYEVDVYADTAPEPPLALGEKLVSYAKSQKFDLVIGVGGGSALDLAKLTAVLAAHDGAVEEYLNLTGTKQISKKGLPKILIPTTSGTGSEVTNISVLSLESTKDVVTHDYLLADAAIVDPELTLSVPSKVTAATGVDALTHAVEAYVSVNANPATDALALKAIRMISSSLRTAVENGKDKEARTQMSYGSYLAGLAFFNAGVAGVHALAYPLGGQFHISHGESNAVLLPYVMGYIRSSCVEKMRDIFEALGGNATSLSEEEASYQCVKQLQSLVKDVGIPQTLRGFDIPESALQKLTGDGVQQKRILARSPLPLHEKDIRAIYQSAYDGAIVEPLH
- a CDS encoding DUF805 domain-containing protein yields the protein MKWYIKVLKNYGTFSGRASRTEYWMFVLVNFVISFILSFIQFVIDKPLFLPVIYSLLIAVPSLAVGARRLHDTGKSGWWQLITLVPLIGGIWLIVLFCQPSDPKENRFGTTAKAA
- a CDS encoding DUF3231 family protein; translation: MSQEIPLSSSEIATLWMTYQQKTMTQRILEYFIAHAEDDGAKEIMQDTHMQVVNYIEDIKTILKNEGAAIPVGYTEKDVNVGVPKLYDKVFDIMFLRLLKEISMGLHTLHLTMSYRKDMISLYKELTAFTQSGYDKCVDYLQGKNVLPRPPAVSVPKTVKFAEGTDYMNGLHLFSSKRALNTVEVAHIYYAIESNILGMQMITGFAQVASEPEVKKYFVKGKELAKKIVSDYSKILLESDIQTPATWGAKATESKVAPFSDKLMMYCVSLFCSFGLGSNALGTAFSLRGDLPLTLVSTAKDILTYGQDGGKIMAKNGWLEEPPSMEDRNDLIK
- a CDS encoding HU family DNA-binding protein, giving the protein MNKAEFIDAVASKSELTKQDAKKAIKLIASIKS